A stretch of the Nosocomiicoccus ampullae genome encodes the following:
- a CDS encoding ABC transporter ATP-binding protein encodes MITFLKKISWYYKKHKFKFIIILVSAIILNLLEIMPPLIIGKTIDFITTETLSVTLMRNILILFSVVIISIYLLTFLSIYYISQSGYHIDAILRKRLVKKYLAMSPSFYERNSSGDLMARITNDLRSVTMGTTAGIVTILDTLIYGTIILITMMVVVNPVLTIIALLPLPLLIVTEVKIGRKIMDHHMTAQEAFGKMNNNVLEVVEGVRVTRSYVQENEEYNDFKAMTSNYIERVMKVVRLEALFEPVTTLIVASSFIISFAAGAYFIQNDIVTLGEFITFNIYLNMMIWPMFAFGMMLDITERGRASLNRIEDVLYETDDVLLSDGAVKNNDVSFKNYSFTYPTSTRDNLRGIDLELKKGQTLGIVGKTGSGKTTFIKQFLKYYTEGNGSFIIDGKPIKDISKEELRDLIGYVPQENFLFSKTVRENILFGKENATDEELQAAIENSALINDLNNMSDGLETKVGEKGVALSGGQKQRISIARSLIKNPEILILDDALSAVDANTEAHIIDALKRTRKDKTTIIITHRLSAVEHADQIIVIDDGEIVQSGTHDELTQKDGWYKTQHEYFKHGGETVEPN; translated from the coding sequence ATGATTACTTTTTTAAAGAAAATCAGTTGGTACTATAAAAAGCATAAATTTAAATTCATTATAATTTTAGTGTCCGCAATTATTTTAAATTTACTTGAAATTATGCCACCACTGATTATTGGGAAAACAATCGATTTTATAACGACAGAAACATTATCTGTCACGCTAATGAGAAATATTCTCATATTGTTTTCTGTTGTTATTATATCAATTTATTTGCTTACATTTTTAAGCATATATTATATTTCTCAGTCAGGGTATCATATCGATGCGATTTTACGTAAGCGCTTAGTAAAAAAATATTTGGCGATGTCTCCGTCTTTTTATGAAAGAAATAGCTCTGGAGATTTAATGGCAAGAATTACGAATGATTTACGCAGTGTTACGATGGGAACAACGGCTGGAATTGTTACAATTTTAGATACGCTAATATACGGAACGATTATTTTAATCACGATGATGGTCGTCGTTAATCCTGTATTAACGATTATTGCACTATTACCACTTCCATTATTAATTGTGACTGAAGTTAAAATTGGTAGAAAGATTATGGATCATCATATGACTGCACAAGAAGCATTCGGTAAAATGAATAATAATGTACTAGAGGTCGTTGAAGGTGTAAGAGTAACGAGAAGTTACGTTCAAGAAAATGAAGAATATAACGATTTTAAAGCGATGACATCAAATTACATTGAACGTGTCATGAAAGTTGTAAGATTAGAAGCACTATTTGAACCAGTCACAACATTGATTGTCGCATCATCATTTATCATTTCGTTTGCGGCGGGTGCTTATTTTATCCAAAATGATATCGTTACGCTTGGAGAATTTATAACATTTAATATTTACTTAAATATGATGATTTGGCCAATGTTTGCATTTGGAATGATGTTAGATATTACTGAAAGAGGGCGCGCATCATTAAATAGAATTGAAGACGTATTATACGAAACGGATGACGTCTTATTATCTGATGGAGCTGTAAAAAATAACGACGTGTCGTTTAAAAATTATTCGTTTACATATCCGACATCTACTAGAGATAACTTAAGAGGAATTGATCTTGAACTGAAAAAAGGGCAAACACTTGGAATCGTTGGTAAAACTGGAAGCGGTAAAACAACGTTTATTAAGCAATTTTTAAAGTACTATACTGAAGGAAATGGTTCATTCATTATCGATGGGAAGCCGATTAAAGATATTAGTAAAGAAGAACTCAGAGATTTAATTGGATATGTTCCTCAAGAGAATTTCTTATTTAGTAAAACAGTGAGAGAAAACATACTCTTTGGTAAAGAGAATGCTACAGATGAAGAACTGCAAGCTGCGATTGAAAATAGTGCATTAATTAATGACTTAAATAATATGTCTGACGGTTTAGAGACGAAAGTTGGAGAAAAGGGTGTCGCGTTATCTGGCGGTCAAAAACAGAGAATCTCAATTGCGCGAAGTTTAATTAAAAATCCAGAAATTCTTATATTAGATGACGCATTAAGTGCGGTTGACGCAAATACTGAAGCACATATTATCGACGCATTAAAACGAACACGCAAAGATAAAACAACAATCATTATTACGCATAGACTCTCTGCGGTTGAACATGCAGATCAAATTATCGTTATTGATGACGGTGAAATCGTTCAGTCAGGAACACATGATGAGTTAACTCAAAAAGATGGATGGTACAAAACGCAACATGAGTACTTTAAACATGGGGGTGAGACGGTTGAACCAAATTAA
- the nagB gene encoding glucosamine-6-phosphate deaminase — translation MTNFKEIKTKTYEDMSREAAQIIFDALKENETFSLGLATGSTPEGMYEVLATLINDEKLDLSHLTTFNLDEYVGLDEDDDQSYHYFMDEHLFSKLDIPKENINILNGVASDLDKEVKEYESLIDETGIDIQVLGIGRNGHIAFNEPGTSFESLTGKVQLTDETIEDNSRFFEKKEDVPTEALSMGLKTIMKAKQIILLISGDNKQRARELFVSGKVSEDVPASILHNHDNVILITDEAARGEE, via the coding sequence ATGACAAATTTTAAAGAAATTAAAACGAAAACGTATGAAGATATGAGTCGTGAAGCGGCACAAATTATTTTTGACGCATTAAAAGAGAACGAAACATTTTCGTTAGGGCTTGCGACTGGTTCAACACCAGAAGGGATGTATGAAGTACTCGCAACACTTATTAACGATGAAAAATTAGATTTATCACACTTAACGACATTCAACTTAGATGAGTATGTTGGTCTAGATGAAGACGACGATCAAAGTTATCATTATTTTATGGACGAACACTTATTTAGTAAATTAGATATTCCTAAAGAAAATATCAATATCTTAAATGGTGTCGCAAGTGATTTAGATAAAGAAGTAAAAGAATATGAATCATTAATCGACGAAACTGGTATCGACATTCAAGTATTAGGAATTGGACGTAATGGTCATATTGCGTTTAATGAACCAGGTACGAGCTTTGAATCATTAACAGGAAAAGTTCAGTTAACTGATGAAACAATTGAAGATAACTCAAGATTTTTTGAGAAGAAAGAAGACGTTCCAACAGAAGCACTATCGATGGGACTTAAAACGATTATGAAAGCTAAGCAAATTATCTTACTTATTTCAGGAGATAATAAACAACGTGCACGTGAATTATTCGTAAGTGGAAAAGTGTCTGAAGATGTTCCGGCATCTATTCTTCATAACCATGATAATGTTATTTTAATTACTGATGAAGCTGCACGTGGCGAAGAATAA
- a CDS encoding divalent metal cation transporter, with protein MNQTVTTKRKIFSAIFLMATASIGPLFLLSTAEDTFQFKENLAFIIIMTAIIELGIQMNIWRILTAVNQPANIVIEKIIPKSLPFTSVLVLLGGVAFNILNIAGLGIGMSLLFNIDVKLGASIGILIGILIFLFNKNRMTLYTFIIVLFSFIASIILLSFLFVMFDVPYSLVFARTVIPDIEFNTITSIATMVALSIGGYISFSGAHRLIDVGVTGEQYKKEVTKAAVFSVLIVTAVRFILFLTILGLTNKNVIIFEDSILEGAFLEIFGDLGIYALGILFIAASISSIIGATYTIGTFIKPVNVIIKTHIDTILMMIVLTSWFVYLLAGEDVMLINVASILNGLIIPVILGGVLHASKRKDITKDYNHPAWLFVYGVISLIVLFALIFISIYDILQLSFYS; from the coding sequence ATGAATCAAACTGTTACAACTAAACGTAAAATATTTAGTGCGATATTTTTAATGGCCACCGCTTCAATTGGTCCTTTATTTTTATTATCGACAGCTGAAGATACGTTCCAATTTAAAGAGAATTTAGCATTTATTATTATAATGACTGCAATTATCGAGTTAGGTATTCAAATGAACATTTGGAGAATACTCACTGCAGTGAATCAACCTGCAAATATTGTCATTGAAAAAATTATCCCAAAATCTCTGCCATTTACGTCGGTGCTTGTATTACTAGGTGGAGTTGCTTTTAATATATTAAACATTGCAGGACTTGGGATCGGGATGAGTTTATTATTTAATATCGATGTTAAACTCGGTGCATCCATTGGTATATTAATTGGGATATTAATATTTTTATTCAATAAAAATCGGATGACACTTTATACTTTTATTATCGTATTGTTTAGTTTTATCGCATCAATTATCTTATTAAGTTTCTTATTTGTTATGTTTGACGTACCATATTCACTCGTATTTGCACGTACAGTGATTCCAGACATTGAATTTAATACGATTACGTCAATTGCAACGATGGTCGCGTTATCTATAGGAGGATATATTAGTTTCTCAGGTGCGCACCGTTTAATTGACGTTGGTGTAACAGGTGAACAATATAAAAAAGAAGTGACAAAAGCAGCAGTTTTTAGTGTGCTAATTGTAACTGCCGTACGCTTTATATTATTTTTAACAATTCTAGGGTTAACGAATAAAAATGTCATTATCTTTGAAGATAGTATATTAGAAGGGGCATTTTTAGAAATTTTCGGTGATCTAGGCATATATGCACTTGGAATTTTATTTATTGCTGCTTCTATTTCTTCAATTATCGGAGCAACTTATACGATTGGAACGTTTATTAAGCCAGTAAACGTCATTATTAAAACTCATATTGATACGATTTTAATGATGATTGTATTAACGAGTTGGTTCGTTTACTTACTTGCTGGAGAAGATGTGATGCTCATTAATGTAGCGTCAATATTAAATGGACTCATTATACCTGTGATATTAGGTGGAGTTTTACATGCATCTAAACGTAAAGATATCACAAAGGACTACAATCATCCGGCGTGGTTATTTGTATATGGTGTGATTTCATTAATTGTACTCTTCGCACTTATTTTTATATCAATCTATGATATTTTACAGTTATCGTTTTACAGTTAA
- a CDS encoding YitT family protein produces MEANKKEKIESFNKRKLSFNKNWTVQTLINAIVITIGSFIFAVGVNTFMIGGNLAEGGVIGISIILFYAFGWSTALTNLIINSIILAIGFKFLSRRAMYYTIFSIPMTSLMLWFTETWQMQFENVIVNMIFGGMFIGIGIGLIFRVGATTAGTTILARIANKYLDVNVSYALLFFDLLVVLSGLTVIPLERVLLTIIALYVATKVMDFIVEGMNPKKAVTIISNKPELLAEHVTKDIKRGVTIMHGRGYYTQENKDVLYIVINKNQLGRLKRVIKKNDESAFVVVHDVNDVLGNFII; encoded by the coding sequence ATGGAAGCGAATAAAAAAGAAAAAATTGAAAGTTTTAACAAGCGAAAGCTTTCATTTAATAAAAATTGGACTGTTCAAACATTAATTAACGCAATCGTTATCACTATCGGCTCTTTTATATTCGCAGTAGGAGTTAATACGTTTATGATCGGTGGAAACCTCGCTGAAGGTGGGGTTATCGGGATATCGATCATACTTTTCTATGCGTTTGGTTGGTCTACTGCACTAACGAACTTAATTATTAACTCGATTATTTTAGCGATTGGTTTTAAATTTTTATCGAGACGCGCGATGTATTATACAATATTCTCAATACCAATGACATCACTGATGCTCTGGTTTACAGAGACTTGGCAAATGCAATTTGAAAACGTCATTGTCAATATGATTTTTGGTGGAATGTTCATCGGTATCGGTATAGGGTTAATTTTTAGAGTAGGTGCAACGACTGCTGGTACGACGATTTTAGCACGTATCGCAAACAAATATTTAGATGTAAATGTTTCTTATGCGTTACTGTTCTTTGATTTACTTGTTGTACTTTCAGGTCTAACAGTAATTCCTTTAGAAAGAGTACTACTTACTATAATTGCATTATACGTTGCAACAAAAGTAATGGACTTCATTGTCGAAGGTATGAATCCTAAAAAAGCAGTGACGATTATTTCAAATAAACCAGAACTACTCGCTGAACACGTCACAAAAGATATTAAGCGTGGTGTAACAATCATGCATGGTAGAGGATATTACACACAAGAAAACAAAGATGTGTTATATATTGTTATTAACAAAAACCAACTCGGTCGATTAAAACGTGTCATTAAGAAAAATGATGAATCTGCATTCGTAGTTGTACACGACGTAAACGATGTGCTTGGTAACTTTATTATTTAA
- a CDS encoding VOC family protein, which yields MKSMTPFLMFDGRAEEAILFYRSVFKDFEVVFINYFETGDMKGKVMQSLVNIHENNIIINDASITHDFSFTPSMNFFIECESEQEQIDLYEKLKSKGSILMPLDDYGFSKQYAFVTDPFGVGWQLNLSE from the coding sequence ATGAAATCAATGACCCCATTCTTAATGTTTGACGGACGTGCGGAAGAAGCAATTTTATTTTATAGATCAGTGTTTAAAGATTTTGAAGTTGTGTTTATAAACTACTTTGAAACAGGCGATATGAAAGGCAAAGTAATGCAAAGCCTTGTCAATATTCATGAAAACAACATTATTATTAATGACGCTTCAATTACTCATGATTTTTCATTCACACCATCTATGAATTTTTTCATCGAATGTGAAAGTGAACAAGAACAAATTGATTTATATGAAAAACTTAAATCAAAAGGCTCAATATTAATGCCATTAGATGATTACGGCTTTAGTAAGCAATATGCATTTGTCACTGACCCATTTGGTGTTGGTTGGCAGTTAAATTTATCTGAATAA
- a CDS encoding class I SAM-dependent methyltransferase, whose translation MSFKLQNFEEEYFNSRNDIPEELFDGLKQMGVDINGKRILDLGAGPGFLSAMLSDKGVVVDALEPSEVFRNMGKGYTNGKNVTFYDGVAEDTGLVEDEGYDIIFALRAWQYFDSNEAVKEVKRLLKPHGLMIISDIGFRVNNSMMKETMRIIRSNSKYNQLEPAGSKKYSIQMINSFPVEWFSDFNYHKFDLTNLFKKDYQVKFTDEEWLKRIETSSWLSRFSDHRKESVLTEIDNMLQSTEKKDSYDIPHVLSTAIFKNRNKK comes from the coding sequence ATGAGTTTTAAGCTACAAAATTTTGAAGAAGAATACTTTAATAGTCGTAACGATATTCCAGAAGAACTTTTTGATGGATTGAAGCAAATGGGTGTAGATATTAATGGTAAACGTATATTAGACCTTGGTGCCGGTCCCGGGTTTTTATCAGCAATGCTTTCAGATAAAGGTGTAGTTGTTGACGCGTTAGAGCCGAGTGAAGTATTTAGAAATATGGGTAAGGGCTATACGAATGGTAAAAATGTAACATTTTATGATGGAGTCGCAGAAGATACAGGTCTTGTTGAAGATGAGGGGTACGATATAATTTTCGCACTTCGTGCATGGCAATATTTCGACTCAAATGAAGCAGTAAAAGAAGTGAAAAGATTATTAAAACCACATGGCTTAATGATTATTTCAGATATAGGGTTTAGAGTAAATAATTCAATGATGAAAGAAACAATGAGAATTATTCGTTCTAATTCTAAATACAATCAATTAGAGCCAGCAGGATCTAAAAAATACTCAATTCAAATGATTAACAGCTTCCCAGTCGAATGGTTTAGTGACTTTAACTATCATAAATTTGACTTAACAAATCTTTTTAAGAAAGATTACCAAGTAAAATTTACAGATGAAGAATGGCTAAAGAGAATTGAGACGTCTTCTTGGCTATCTCGTTTTAGTGATCATCGAAAGGAATCAGTATTAACAGAAATTGATAATATGCTTCAAAGTACTGAGAAAAAAGATAGTTACGACATACCACACGTGTTAAGTACAGCGATATTTAAAAATAGGAACAAAAAATAA
- a CDS encoding MDR family MFS transporter — translation MEKPTEKPDYRLIIILISGAFIAFLSNTFLNVALPSIKNDFNISTGSVQWVSTSYMLVAGIIIPMTAYFMNRFSAKKIFLSAMGLFLIGTTISGLSFAFPMLIAGRMIQATGASILMPLLMNTMIRSFPPEKRGTAMGLFSLVMFFAPAIGPTLSGIIIQKHDWHVLFLMMIPLLIIILVSGYILLPDVTIQKKAVMDIPSVIMSTIGFGALLYGLVSAGNNKLLAIETFVPILIGVIVIYFYVIRQMKLEVPMLNFRVYKYRMYLLGTLISMATNMGLFAGMILIPIFLQDIQNRTPLETGLLMLPGALILGFLSPVSGKLFDMYGPKVMAITGLALATVTTAFLGRLTIDTSFTYILTIYVIRAFGMTLVNTPVMTNGMNDLPRDLTPDGSSLNSMQNQVSGAVGIALLISVMQGYVNFKLRTIDYVTPEIENEIMIQGINLAFNVGAVFMGLGLITAFFLKRVSSDDTLDSKSFSARPVGEARKINRKED, via the coding sequence TTGGAAAAGCCAACAGAAAAACCGGATTACCGGTTGATTATCATTTTAATTAGTGGTGCATTTATTGCATTTTTATCAAACACATTTTTAAACGTCGCATTACCATCGATTAAAAATGACTTTAATATTTCAACAGGAAGCGTTCAGTGGGTATCAACGTCATACATGCTAGTTGCTGGGATTATTATACCAATGACCGCTTACTTCATGAACCGTTTTAGTGCGAAAAAGATATTCTTAAGTGCGATGGGATTATTTTTAATTGGAACGACAATTTCAGGACTCTCATTTGCATTTCCAATGTTAATTGCCGGACGTATGATTCAAGCAACCGGAGCTTCTATTTTAATGCCCTTACTTATGAATACGATGATTCGTAGTTTCCCTCCTGAAAAACGCGGAACTGCGATGGGGTTATTCAGTTTAGTTATGTTCTTCGCACCAGCAATTGGTCCGACACTTTCAGGGATTATTATTCAAAAACATGATTGGCATGTATTATTTTTAATGATGATTCCTTTATTAATCATCATTTTGGTTTCTGGTTATATCTTACTTCCAGACGTAACCATTCAAAAGAAAGCCGTGATGGATATTCCATCGGTGATTATGTCAACGATTGGATTCGGTGCTTTATTATACGGACTCGTTTCAGCGGGTAACAATAAGCTTCTAGCGATAGAGACATTTGTTCCAATACTCATTGGTGTAATCGTCATTTACTTCTATGTCATAAGACAAATGAAATTAGAAGTACCAATGTTAAATTTTAGAGTGTATAAGTACCGTATGTACTTACTTGGTACACTAATTAGTATGGCGACAAACATGGGATTATTTGCCGGAATGATTTTAATTCCAATATTTTTACAAGACATTCAAAATAGAACACCACTAGAGACAGGCCTTCTAATGTTACCGGGCGCATTAATTTTAGGTTTCTTATCTCCAGTATCTGGAAAATTATTTGATATGTATGGCCCTAAAGTAATGGCGATTACTGGTTTAGCACTCGCAACAGTCACAACTGCATTTTTAGGTCGTCTTACAATTGACACAAGTTTTACTTATATTTTAACAATTTACGTTATTCGAGCATTTGGTATGACTCTAGTTAACACACCAGTGATGACAAACGGAATGAATGATTTACCAAGAGATCTAACACCAGATGGATCTTCACTCAACTCGATGCAAAACCAAGTGTCTGGAGCTGTAGGGATCGCCCTACTCATTTCAGTTATGCAAGGATATGTAAACTTTAAATTAAGAACGATAGATTATGTAACACCTGAAATTGAAAACGAAATAATGATTCAAGGTATTAACTTAGCATTTAACGTCGGAGCAGTATTTATGGGGCTTGGACTCATTACTGCATTCTTTTTAAAGCGTGTCTCAAGTGACGATACTCTGGATAGTAAATCATTCTCTGCACGACCTGTTGGAGAAGCACGAAAAATAAACCGTAAAGAAGATTAA
- the pepT gene encoding peptidase T, whose amino-acid sequence MKEKLTERLIRYAKVDTQSDACSETTPSTSKQWDLLIMLKDELEELGLKEITLDDNGYLFATIPGNVDAETVGFLAHVDTATDFTGTNVNPQIVEYNGGDIILNRENDIVMKEKDFPNLKNYYGHTLITTDGTTLLGGDDKAGITAIVTAAEEILNSDIKHGDVRVAFTPDEEIGRGPHKFDVEKFNADFAYTIDGGPVGELQYESFNAAGVKVIIKGKNIHPGTAKGKMVNSLTIASKFALEFDETDTPEHSEGYEGFFHLLNISGSTDETELEYIIRDFDKDNFESRKNHMRKIVEAYQSKYGKENVLLELNDQYYNMKEKIEPKFYIVDIAKEAMESLGIEPIIRPVRGGTDGSQLSYMGLPTPNIFTGTENMHGRHEFTSVDDMEKASKTIVEIVKRIAER is encoded by the coding sequence ATGAAAGAAAAATTAACAGAAAGACTGATTCGCTACGCAAAAGTAGATACACAGTCGGACGCATGTAGTGAAACAACACCATCGACAAGTAAGCAGTGGGATCTTTTAATTATGCTAAAAGATGAACTGGAAGAATTAGGATTAAAAGAAATTACGTTAGATGATAATGGGTATTTATTTGCAACTATTCCTGGAAACGTCGACGCGGAAACTGTTGGATTTTTAGCACACGTCGATACCGCAACAGATTTTACAGGAACAAATGTTAACCCACAAATTGTTGAATATAACGGTGGAGACATTATTTTAAATAGAGAAAACGATATCGTTATGAAAGAAAAAGATTTTCCAAATTTAAAAAATTATTATGGACATACACTTATTACAACTGATGGGACAACACTTTTAGGTGGAGACGACAAAGCAGGAATTACTGCGATTGTCACTGCAGCTGAAGAAATTTTGAATAGTGATATAAAACATGGTGACGTCCGCGTTGCATTTACACCAGATGAAGAAATCGGTCGCGGGCCTCATAAGTTTGATGTTGAGAAATTTAATGCAGACTTTGCCTATACGATTGATGGAGGACCAGTCGGTGAGCTTCAGTATGAAAGCTTTAATGCTGCAGGTGTCAAAGTGATTATTAAAGGCAAAAATATTCATCCAGGTACTGCTAAAGGTAAAATGGTAAATAGTCTCACAATCGCTTCAAAATTTGCATTAGAGTTTGACGAAACAGATACACCTGAACATAGTGAAGGATATGAAGGTTTCTTCCATTTATTAAATATTAGCGGATCAACTGATGAAACAGAATTAGAATATATTATTCGTGACTTCGATAAAGATAATTTTGAGTCACGTAAAAATCATATGAGAAAAATTGTTGAAGCATACCAATCTAAATATGGTAAAGAAAACGTCTTATTAGAATTAAATGACCAGTACTACAACATGAAAGAAAAAATTGAACCAAAATTTTACATCGTGGATATCGCAAAAGAAGCGATGGAATCACTTGGTATCGAACCGATCATTCGTCCAGTACGTGGTGGAACAGATGGTTCTCAGTTATCATATATGGGATTACCGACACCAAATATATTTACTGGTACAGAAAATATGCACGGTAGACATGAATTTACATCGGTTGATGATATGGAAAAAGCTTCAAAAACAATCGTTGAAATCGTAAAAAGAATTGCTGAACGATAA
- a CDS encoding D-alanine--D-alanine ligase family protein: MKKLNIGLIYGGKSTEYEVSLRSAKSVLDALDKEKYNVRLIHVLKTGEWVTTTNLSEIDLTLVEEKETMKVVPGQQFETETTKIKLDSIFSVLHGTYGEDGNVQGLLECANVAYVGCDTRGSAVAMDKDVTKRLLDYHHIQVADGVVVHRYEKSAVDYNLIEEALGLPMFIKPANQGSSVGVSKVNNEKEFNDALNSAFDFDDKVLIEAAIVGREIEVSVLGNDELTVSVPGEIVSNVDFYDYESKYLTDDGATLIIPAKLTDDETAKIRAVAENTYRTLDCLGYARVDVFLTESREVIVNEINTLPGFTSISMYPKLMEESGIPYSELLDKLIDLSIEKYNEKNDIKFDSGF; this comes from the coding sequence ATGAAAAAGTTAAATATTGGTTTAATTTACGGTGGGAAATCCACTGAATATGAAGTGTCATTACGATCAGCAAAAAGTGTATTAGATGCGTTAGACAAAGAGAAATATAATGTACGTTTAATTCATGTATTAAAAACAGGTGAGTGGGTCACAACAACTAACCTTTCAGAAATTGACTTAACGTTAGTCGAGGAGAAGGAAACAATGAAAGTTGTTCCTGGGCAACAATTTGAGACTGAAACGACAAAAATAAAACTCGATTCAATTTTTTCAGTACTCCACGGAACTTACGGTGAAGATGGAAACGTACAAGGATTACTTGAATGTGCGAACGTTGCCTATGTTGGTTGTGACACAAGAGGTAGTGCTGTTGCGATGGATAAGGATGTTACAAAACGTCTATTAGACTATCATCACATTCAAGTTGCAGACGGTGTTGTCGTTCATCGCTACGAGAAATCAGCGGTTGATTATAATCTTATCGAAGAAGCGCTCGGGTTACCGATGTTTATAAAACCAGCAAACCAAGGGTCATCTGTTGGTGTGAGTAAAGTCAATAATGAAAAAGAATTTAACGACGCTTTAAATAGTGCTTTCGATTTTGATGATAAAGTACTCATCGAAGCGGCGATTGTCGGGAGAGAAATTGAAGTATCTGTACTTGGTAATGATGAGTTAACAGTATCAGTTCCGGGAGAAATAGTCTCTAACGTTGACTTTTATGATTACGAATCAAAATATTTAACAGATGACGGTGCGACATTAATTATTCCTGCAAAATTAACGGACGATGAAACGGCAAAAATTCGAGCAGTCGCTGAAAATACGTATCGCACATTAGATTGTTTAGGCTACGCGAGAGTCGACGTATTTTTAACAGAGTCTCGCGAAGTAATCGTCAACGAAATTAATACGTTACCAGGATTTACATCCATTTCAATGTATCCAAAACTGATGGAAGAAAGCGGTATTCCTTATAGTGAATTACTTGATAAGTTAATCGATTTAAGTATTGAAAAATATAATGAGAAAAATGATATTAAGTTTGATTCAGGGTTTTAA